The genomic region CCGGCAACCCGGCCAGGCTGGCCGCGGCCGCGACGCTGATGTCCTGCCCCGGCGCCAGCCCCAGCAACGCGAACACCCTGGCTTCAGCGTCCGGCAACGCCTGGTAAGAGCAGGACAGCACGGTCTGCACGGAGTGCGACTTGCCGCCGTCCAGGGCAATCAGCCGCCGGCTCTCCTCCCGCAGCTTCTTCGCCATCCGGGCCAGCGACACTCTGCTGTGCAGCTGCGCGGCCACAATGCTCAACGCCAGCGGCAGCCCGGCACACCACCGCAGCAGCTCCGCAGTCGCCTCCGGCTCAGCTGCCAGTTGCGCCGCATCCAGCCGCCGGGCCAGCAGCGCCCGCGCCGCCTCGTCATCAAGAACGGTGACTTCCAGCGGGTGGAAGGGCGTGCTCACCTGCAAGCCAGCCAGCCGATCCCGGCTAGTGATCAACACGGTGCAGGTCGGATTCCCTGGCAGCAGGTCAACGACCTGTTCGCCGTCCCTGGCGTTGTCCAGCACGACGAGCATCCGCCGCCCGTGCAGCTCACTCCGGTACAACCCGATCAGGGCGTGCTCTTCCGCCGGAATCCGTTCCGGGGGAATGTTCAGGGCGTTCAGGAATCCGCGCACCGCCTCCTGCGGGGACATCGGCTCCTCGCGCGGATGGAAGCCCCGCAGGTTCACGAACAGCTGCCCGTCCGGGAACCGGTACGCGTTCTGGTGCGCCCAGTGCACCGCCAGCCAGGTCTTGCCAACGCCCCCGGCGCCGTTCAACGCCGAGATGGCCACCGTGGCGCCTTCAGCCGCCGCGCCGTCAAGCGCGCTGGTCAGCGCCGCCAGCTCCGCTTCCCGGCCGGTGAACGCGCTGGGTGCAGGCGGCAGTTGCTGCGGCCGCGGCCACTCCCGATCGGCCGCGAACCAGACCCCGCCGTGGATGACCCCGGCTTGCACCGACGGCCCGTGCACCGGCCCGTTGACGGTGTTGCGAACCTCGCGGGCGGCTGACATGGCGCACAGTTTGCCCGACTGGCAACCACTATCGAAGGAACTCGCCAGTGTTGTCGCCGCCCGCTCACCCGCTACTTCGTGTACACCGCGTCGCTCCCGTACAGCTCCCGGGTGAAGCTGGAGATGTAGGAGGCCGAGTCGGCCGCGCCCAGGTTGTACGTCAGGAACACCCCATACCCCTCGCTCACCGTGCGCCGGGCGAGGCTGGCCGCGGTGCCGGTGGCGGTGCGGCCGATCTCCACGGCCGCGGGGGAGAGGCGCTGCTTGGGCAGGGAGATGTTCGGCACGCCCCAGGTGCCGTAGTACGGGTTCCAGGCGTAGCTGAACTTCGGGTCGATGTTCACCCCGCCGTAGGAGAGCCGGGTGGCCGACGGGCCGATGTTGTACAGCGAGATGATCTTGTTGGGCAGGGTGTTCCGCAGCGCGGTGACCAGGTGCACGAACGAGCTGGCGTTGGGCTGGCCGGTGCCGTTCTCGCCGTACTTGGCGTACTCGTCGTCGAAGTCGATGCCGTCGAGCCCGTACCTGGTGACCGCGTCGGAGAGCTGCTTGGCGAAGGCCTCGGCCGCCGCCTTGGTGGGGAAGTTGGCGAAGCCCGCGC from Crossiella sp. CA-258035 harbors:
- a CDS encoding endo-beta-N-acetylglucosaminidase H, whose amino-acid sequence is MVKFGRITARSAALAALAAATLAVGVTTPAAAGSPAPRAKNGPVSVAYVEVNNHSMLNVGKYTLAKGGANVFDIGITFAANINYDPAKKAAYLHFNDNVRRVLDNAATQIRPLQAKGIKVVLSVLGNHQGAGFANFPTKAAAEAFAKQLSDAVTRYGLDGIDFDDEYAKYGENGTGQPNASSFVHLVTALRNTLPNKIISLYNIGPSATRLSYGGVNIDPKFSYAWNPYYGTWGVPNISLPKQRLSPAAVEIGRTATGTAASLARRTVSEGYGVFLTYNLGAADSASYISSFTRELYGSDAVYTK